A DNA window from Flavisolibacter ginsenosidimutans contains the following coding sequences:
- a CDS encoding RagB/SusD family nutrient uptake outer membrane protein, whose product MKKIVSIIFIFTFSSCSKGFLDRHSLVDLAQNSFWQTEKDAYLGINGVYDVLQDRVLYSGNLNGTAGFTQYDGFGDNAYNNYKFEGPGNFMVANINPSDGFFNQLWVSSYKGIARANVAIENIPKIPTSGITDASRKVLLGQALFLRSLFYMNLAMYFQDVPLITKVQTLNDAFVPKNTYQEVSAQVLADLTQAITLLPNSYPTAQYGYATKGAALGLLARFHLYNKNYQGVLDATAPLLTMGYGLHPNYSQLFTEAGEFSNEIVFPVRFNQDVSNNGELFSGTFAAAPKVDQQPMKNLVNDYYCKDGKPITTSALYSAANPKANRDPRLSASIYFKNDTFLIDVAKVFTGNTATGYGQRKYIRNNNSSASGVAVFSPGGQDYYLIRYADILLMRAEAMVELNQLSTVYPLVNQVRARVGMPSVETVEGAGLTQTALRTIVRHERRIELAFEGLRYYDLKRWGEVSNAYQRAIADNVAGYTPVYQAGKAEVFPIPQSELNVNSSLTQIAAWQ is encoded by the coding sequence ATGAAAAAGATAGTATCAATCATATTCATCTTCACCTTTTCAAGCTGTTCAAAAGGCTTTCTTGACCGGCACTCATTGGTAGACTTAGCGCAAAACAGCTTTTGGCAAACAGAAAAAGACGCCTACCTGGGAATCAACGGCGTGTATGACGTATTGCAAGACCGCGTATTGTACAGCGGCAATCTCAATGGCACCGCGGGTTTCACTCAATACGATGGTTTTGGCGACAATGCGTACAACAATTATAAATTTGAAGGACCGGGGAATTTTATGGTAGCAAATATCAATCCCTCTGATGGCTTCTTCAATCAACTCTGGGTTTCTTCCTACAAAGGAATCGCGAGGGCAAACGTTGCCATCGAAAACATCCCGAAGATTCCCACTTCAGGTATCACCGATGCCAGTCGGAAAGTGCTTTTGGGACAGGCTTTGTTTTTACGATCGCTCTTTTACATGAACCTGGCTATGTATTTTCAGGATGTGCCCCTGATCACTAAGGTGCAAACCTTAAATGACGCTTTTGTTCCAAAGAATACTTACCAGGAAGTTTCAGCACAGGTGCTGGCTGATCTGACCCAGGCCATAACGCTGCTTCCCAACTCTTACCCGACTGCGCAATATGGCTATGCCACGAAAGGTGCGGCCCTCGGTTTATTGGCCAGGTTTCATTTGTACAATAAAAACTACCAGGGAGTTCTGGATGCAACTGCGCCGCTTTTGACAATGGGGTATGGGCTTCACCCGAACTATTCACAACTGTTTACAGAAGCGGGTGAATTTTCTAATGAAATTGTTTTTCCCGTTCGGTTTAACCAGGATGTCTCCAACAACGGTGAACTGTTCTCGGGAACGTTTGCAGCCGCTCCAAAGGTTGACCAGCAGCCAATGAAAAATTTGGTAAACGACTATTATTGTAAAGATGGAAAACCAATCACCACATCTGCTTTATACAGTGCCGCCAACCCCAAGGCAAACAGGGACCCACGTTTGTCGGCGTCCATTTATTTTAAAAACGATACGTTTCTTATTGACGTAGCAAAAGTTTTCACAGGCAATACAGCCACTGGGTATGGACAGCGGAAATACATCCGAAACAATAACTCGTCTGCTTCCGGTGTGGCCGTATTTAGTCCTGGCGGCCAGGATTATTATTTGATTCGTTACGCAGACATCTTGTTGATGCGTGCAGAAGCGATGGTGGAGTTGAACCAATTGTCTACTGTTTATCCTTTGGTGAATCAAGTTCGAGCAAGGGTGGGAATGCCTTCTGTAGAAACCGTCGAAGGTGCAGGCTTAACACAAACGGCGTTAAGAACCATCGTGCGGCACGAACGAAGAATTGAACTTGCCTTTGAAGGCCTTCGTTATTACGATCTCAAAAGATGGGGTGAAGTTAGCAATGCGTATCAACGGGCGATAGCCGACAACGTTGCGGGATATACACCGGTATATCAGGCCGGCAAAGCTGAAGTATTTCCGATCCCGCAAAGCGAATTGAACGTAAACAGTAGTCTTACGCAAATAGCTGCATGGCAGTAA
- a CDS encoding SusC/RagA family TonB-linked outer membrane protein, with protein sequence MLVSKMNLLARIGILHFFLFFSLCAFCQTTTVSGTVVNAADNTPIEGVSVKESGTKNGAVTDKEGHYRFAAKTPMPTLIFSSVGHQTYTVKWTGEPLSVKLEATNSVMQDVVVVGYGTQKKVNQTGSTQTAKFDESVNQPVTNTGQLMAGKFAGVQLTQASGLPGADASSIVIRGIGTFGATTPLVVIDNIQYIGLEAFNNLSPSDIETISVLKDASASSIYGARGANGVIVVTTKKGKSGTGSVIYNNYFGVQQVTVVPHYLDAVNYARLKNEHDINLNGANAPLRYTDAEIQSIIDGTDSDRFANTNWAKAILRNAPVQNHYLAFSGGNDKTTYRLSIGYLDQQAVVQGRFKSQRYTLGLNLSSTIKDWLTVTNVTNAYWSKFKGPTGGADAITGETGIINQFQRSAPTIPVYYSNGEYGIVDGSYLKINASFPATHAIRRGYLGDFTSNQINIADRLGLKVNFTKQLSFEVSGSVNLNNVNEVDFSPTNSTYDWAGNLVGQTTTNTLKNNTSFNYRLMNENILRYATVIAKNHDLSILLGHSVNYYRTHGFAGSLQGFPSNALQEFNAGGVLNPNVSGGSQEEALQSFFGRVNYIFNRKYLFEFNLRRDGSSKFGPNHKYGTFPSASAGWRISEENFMRNVNWVSDLKLRGSWGITGNDNINNYIFDQTYNAGLDYFLGTNTIVTAVALTSLANPTIRWETVKQVDLGLDATFLRNKLSLSADYFQRNSYDLLYAKFPVPSTLGVTNLAAQNAASMTNSGVEVVANYRNKFKQFGYEIGASVSKFNDNKVTGLGDRGVETINAETIIRIGQPFNAYYGYKVLGIFQSAAEVTSSPTQATGTAPGDFKFADLSGPAGKPDGKIDAFDKTVIGNPYPKWIYNFNANVSFKGIDFSVLFEGVKDVDRLMNDNGQLPMDGDRNNALSYWVDRWTPTHPSTTLPRLGGSSLNSQPSDFYIEDVSYLRLKNIELGYTLPAALTKKIAVAKFRFFVSGQNAVTFTKFKNFDPERAKGGNTDQLTPLYKILTVGLNVKF encoded by the coding sequence ATGCTTGTGTCAAAAATGAATTTGCTTGCCCGCATAGGCATTCTCCATTTCTTTCTCTTTTTCAGCCTGTGTGCGTTTTGTCAAACCACAACCGTGAGCGGCACAGTAGTCAATGCAGCGGACAACACGCCAATTGAAGGCGTTTCCGTCAAAGAAAGCGGCACAAAAAATGGCGCTGTTACCGACAAGGAAGGGCACTACCGCTTTGCTGCTAAAACGCCAATGCCAACCTTGATATTCAGCAGCGTTGGCCATCAAACATATACCGTCAAATGGACGGGCGAACCCCTTTCCGTAAAACTTGAGGCGACAAATTCCGTAATGCAGGATGTGGTAGTAGTGGGTTATGGCACACAGAAAAAAGTCAATCAAACCGGCTCCACGCAAACAGCAAAGTTTGACGAGTCGGTAAACCAGCCCGTTACCAACACGGGTCAATTAATGGCCGGGAAATTTGCCGGTGTACAACTTACGCAGGCAAGCGGCCTGCCGGGTGCTGATGCTTCAAGCATCGTTATTCGCGGCATAGGCACATTTGGTGCAACAACGCCGTTGGTGGTCATTGACAACATTCAGTACATTGGCCTGGAAGCATTCAACAATCTATCGCCCTCCGATATCGAAACCATTTCTGTTTTGAAAGATGCATCGGCCAGTTCCATCTACGGTGCCCGCGGTGCAAACGGCGTCATTGTCGTAACCACTAAAAAAGGCAAAAGCGGCACCGGAAGTGTTATTTACAACAACTATTTCGGCGTTCAGCAAGTAACGGTTGTACCGCATTATTTGGATGCTGTAAACTATGCAAGGCTGAAGAATGAACACGATATCAATTTAAACGGAGCCAATGCGCCGTTGCGCTATACTGATGCTGAAATTCAATCGATCATTGACGGCACAGACTCTGATCGCTTTGCGAACACCAACTGGGCGAAAGCAATCTTACGAAACGCTCCGGTTCAAAATCACTATCTCGCTTTTTCGGGCGGAAACGATAAAACAACATACCGGCTTTCTATTGGTTACCTTGATCAGCAGGCCGTCGTGCAAGGGAGGTTTAAGTCGCAGCGCTATACCCTGGGGTTAAACCTGAGTTCAACAATTAAAGATTGGTTGACGGTAACCAATGTTACCAATGCCTATTGGTCAAAGTTTAAAGGCCCGACCGGCGGCGCTGATGCCATTACCGGAGAAACAGGAATCATCAATCAATTTCAGCGATCTGCGCCAACGATTCCTGTTTATTATTCCAATGGCGAATACGGAATTGTTGACGGGTCTTATCTAAAAATCAATGCAAGTTTTCCTGCCACGCATGCCATCAGGCGTGGATACCTCGGAGATTTCACAAGCAATCAAATAAACATTGCTGACCGCCTGGGACTTAAGGTAAATTTTACGAAGCAACTTTCTTTTGAGGTGAGTGGCAGCGTGAACCTTAATAATGTGAACGAGGTTGATTTCTCGCCAACGAATTCAACCTACGACTGGGCGGGAAACCTGGTTGGGCAAACCACGACGAACACGCTAAAGAACAATACAAGTTTCAACTACCGGTTGATGAACGAAAACATCCTTCGGTATGCAACTGTCATTGCGAAAAACCACGACTTGTCAATCCTGCTTGGGCACTCGGTAAACTATTATCGAACGCACGGCTTTGCCGGTTCGTTACAGGGATTCCCATCGAATGCCTTGCAGGAATTTAATGCAGGTGGCGTGTTAAATCCGAACGTGAGTGGTGGTTCGCAGGAAGAAGCTTTGCAGTCTTTTTTTGGACGCGTTAACTATATATTCAACCGAAAGTATTTGTTTGAATTCAACTTGAGAAGGGACGGCTCTTCGAAGTTCGGGCCCAATCATAAATACGGAACGTTTCCCTCTGCGTCCGCCGGCTGGCGAATCAGCGAGGAAAACTTTATGAGAAATGTGAACTGGGTTTCGGATCTTAAACTTAGAGGTAGTTGGGGTATTACCGGGAACGACAACATCAACAACTACATTTTTGATCAAACGTACAATGCAGGCCTCGACTATTTTCTCGGGACAAATACAATTGTTACCGCTGTAGCGCTTACCAGCCTTGCCAACCCAACCATAAGATGGGAAACCGTTAAGCAAGTTGATTTGGGATTGGACGCGACTTTTCTCCGCAATAAATTGTCGCTTTCGGCTGACTATTTTCAACGAAACAGTTACGATCTTCTTTACGCCAAATTTCCCGTCCCAAGTACGCTCGGCGTAACAAACCTTGCCGCGCAAAATGCAGCAAGCATGACCAATAGCGGAGTTGAAGTAGTGGCAAACTACCGCAATAAGTTCAAACAATTTGGTTATGAAATTGGCGCCAGCGTCAGCAAGTTTAACGATAACAAAGTGACAGGTTTGGGTGATAGAGGTGTGGAAACCATCAATGCTGAAACGATCATTCGGATCGGACAACCCTTCAACGCATATTATGGTTACAAGGTGCTTGGTATCTTTCAAAGCGCCGCCGAAGTTACCAGTTCGCCCACGCAGGCTACCGGTACTGCCCCGGGTGATTTTAAGTTCGCCGATTTGTCGGGTCCTGCCGGAAAGCCCGACGGAAAAATTGATGCGTTTGATAAGACAGTCATTGGCAATCCTTATCCGAAATGGATCTATAATTTCAATGCAAATGTCAGTTTTAAAGGAATTGATTTCTCGGTGTTGTTTGAAGGCGTGAAAGACGTTGATCGATTGATGAACGACAACGGACAGTTGCCAATGGACGGAGACCGAAACAATGCCTTGTCTTACTGGGTCGACCGGTGGACGCCGACACACCCTTCGACAACGCTGCCCAGGCTTGGCGGTTCCAGTCTGAATTCGCAACCGTCCGATTTTTATATCGAGGATGTATCGTATTTGCGATTGAAAAATATTGAGCTCGGGTACACTTTACCGGCTGCTCTTACAAAAAAAATCGCCGTCGCCAAATTCAGGTTTTTCGTAAGCGGTCAAAATGCAGTCACGTTCACGAAGTTTAAAAATTTTGATCCCGAGCGGGCAAAGGGAGGCAACACCGACCAACTGACGCCTTTGTATAAAATTTTAACCGTTGGTCTAAACGTAAAATTTTAA